In the Hemitrygon akajei chromosome 7, sHemAka1.3, whole genome shotgun sequence genome, one interval contains:
- the LOC140730352 gene encoding uncharacterized protein: protein MEEEEEESYGKVKAAILWSYELVPEAYRQKFRNLKKGWNQTYTKFAYEKGVLLDRWCTAEIVEEDYWHLRELILIEEFKGCVSEDIRMYLNEKPNKSISEFARFADEYALTHKTKFSSNKSSPRDRGNDRESPPAEAEVPPGASGKIEGERQDGQRFPGLTCFNCGKGGHIASRCFAPKKETGKGKAAVPIGCAVVISKSTREPRVDRVREGSKTCMSNGTMSVRKGGTPVPVRIWRDTGAELSLISSKVLNFGRKTGMVAVKGIGKGTEMVPLHKIIMNCELVSGPVEMGVRSEFPRTDADVLLGNDLASGKVWSAMTLTKQPVSVEAPPLDSKIYPACAVTRSMSRKAAESESSLNLASIDLVETFLLTLYHEGLEGGKTECSKVKESKGEEIDLPLARNEVLEARNGDEKQIELLKGPEVDMDDLSGLAELFEEVENSKGVPDNEMRAVLDEKDALTLKKPAGLNFLQKGVAQRAAGRIRGI from the coding sequence atggaggaggaagaggaggagagttatggcaaagtaaaggcggccattctctggagttatgagctagtacctgaagcgtatagacaaaagttcagaaatttaaagaaaggatggaatcagacgtataccaagtttgcctatgagaagggtgtgctcttggaccgttggtgcacagcagagatagtggaagaggattattggcatctcagggagttaattctaattgaggaatttaaaggttgtgtttcggaggatatccggatgtatttgaatgagaagccgaataagtccatctcagaatttgctaggtttgcggatgaatatgccctaacccacaagacaaagttttcctcgaataaaagttccccgagagaccgtgggaacgatcgagaaagcccgccggctgaggcagaggtcccgccgggagctagtggtaagattgagggggaaaggcaagacggccagagatttccgggcttgacctgttttaattgtggaaaggggggacatattgcatctaggtgctttgctccgaagaaagagacaggaaaagggaaagcagccgtCCCTattggatgtgccgtggtaatcagtaaatcgacaagagagccccgggtagacagagtacgagaagggtctaagacttgtatgtcaaacggaaccatgtctgtgaggaagggaggcaccccagttccagtacggatctggagagacacgggggcggaactatcattgatcagcagtaaggtactaaattttggtcgcaagacgggaatggtagctgtgaaaggaataggcaaagggactgaaatggtgcccttgcataaaatcattatgaattgtgagctagtctctggaccagttgaaatgggggtgcgatcagaattcccaagaactgacgcggacgtccttctgggtaacgatttagccagtggtaaggtttggtcggcAATGACGCTGAccaaacagcctgtgagtgttgaggctccgcccctagattccaagatctatcccgcctgcgcagtcactcgcagcatgtcgagaaaggcagctgagagcgagagcagtttaaatctggccagtatcgatttggtcgagacgtttttactgactctgtaccacgagggtttggagggtggtaaaacggagtgtagtaaagtgaaagagagtaagggagaggagatagaccTGCCTTTAGCGAGGAATGAAGTGCTAGAGGCACGAAAtggagatgagaaacagatagagctgttaaaaggtccagaggtggacatggatgatctgtctggtttggcagaactgtttgaagaagttgaaaattctaaaggtgttcccgataatgaaatgagggcagtcctagatgaaaaggatgcccttaccttgaagaagcccgcggggttgaattttctccagaagggagttgcccagagagcagctgggagaatcaggggaatttag